The genome window GAGTATAATGCTAGCACCTTTAAGAATACTCGACCCAGTAGGGGCGTGTTTAGCTATATTTCGTGCGAAACCGCCAATCGACACCAGGGGATTGCGAATTTCGTGTGCCATCTGTGCGGCGAGTTTACCTATGGCTGATAGCTTTTCGGTTCTTAAAAGCAATTCCTGGTTTTCGCGTAGTTTTTTATATGTGGATTGAAGCTTTTCATATTGGTCTGCTATTTTGCTAGTAAGAATGCCTCGTTCGATTGCAAGGCTTGCATGGCCAGCAAGCATTCTCACCGATTTAAGATTTATGTCGGTGATTTCGGCTTTAGTAATGATGTTATCGACCACGAGAACACCAACCGGTCTTCCCATAGCAAAAAGCGGCACGGTAGCAAAGCTATCGCTTTTAATGGATTTGGCGAATTCGCGGGTAACTTCGTTGTTGAAGGCATCGGTGTAGGTTTGAGGTGTAGCGCTGTCCAGTGCTTGAATAAGCAGCTTCTCGCGGTCGTCGATATTATATTTCAAATTTTGAATTATCGAATTAACCTCGATGTCTCCCTTTGCCATAGCCATTTGGTAGGTGGTCAGGGCTTCGGAGAAAGATTTTACTTTTTTCGAAGCTAGTTCTGACCAGATGCGGCCAGCTTCCTCTGGACTCGATGGCCCCACGGCGTAGCGCCCGACAAGTTTTTTTTCTCTTTTATCGACTAAAAAAAGAAATGCTCTATTGAAACTGCATCCTTCATGTGCTGTGACAGCAGTTAGGAAGATATGCAGATTGTCATCTAAATTATCGACGACTTGGAGTGCTTCTGATAGTTCCATCAGCATAGCAAGTTCATCGATTCGTCTCGTGAGCTGAACATTCGAATTTTCAAGGCGTTCTTTGGTATTAGCGAGGACATTGACAACTCGTTCTCTATCACTAACATCACGAATTATCTTCACTACTTGAATAACTTCGCCAGTCTTATTTTTCAGAGGGCCTGTAAGTATCTCGAAGGTTTTTGCTTTGCCTTTTAAAACTGTTGTCTGATAACAAAGATGCTGAATACCTTTCTCGAAAGAATCTCTAACCGTGCAGCTTTTACAAAAATCCTCTTTATCTTTGAAGATGCTGTAGCAGGCTTTGCCGATAAAGTCCTCTTTGGCTGTGAACATTCGTTTGAAGATATTGTTTGCCCAGACGAACTTATAATCTTTATCGAGTATAACGATGGCTTCATCGAAGATTTCGATGATAGCATCGAGTCTTTGAGTTGCAATCTCGTCCGAAGTAACATCTTCGAATAAAATAAGCACACTAGTAAGATGCTCGTTAGTTTTAACCGGGACGAAGATAACCTCGAAGAATCTGCCATCGGGGAGCTCGAATATCTCTCTTTCCACTGCGATTTTTTCGATACAATGGGAGAATCTTTTACAGAAACCCTCTATTGAGCCCCATGGTTCGAGTTTTTCGCAGAGTTGTTTTTTTTCTACGGAATCACATCCAAAAGCCTTCAGGAAACTATCGTTAGCACGGACGATAGAACCATCGCGGGAAACAAGCAAAAGACCCAACGGCATATTTTCAAAAATAGCCGAGAGCCAGTGTGAATCCGTAGGAAGTTCGTGTGTTTTGTTTCTTAGAGGTATTTCCATTCTTTCTTGTTTAGGTATAAACTTTGCCTTTTCTCACTGTGAATATTTAACAAGTCGATTTACATAGATTGATGATTTCGGAGTGCTGTATTATCTCCAGTGTTAATTAATATTGCAGGAGACATAGGTTTTTGCTCCGCTCGTGGGAAGGTCGATTGAAATGGCTGATGGTTTGGGTATTATTAACCATCGAGAAATTGCTATCGTGATCGACCGGCTCCACGAAAAAACCTTCTTCGTTAAGAAGCTGGTGGGGGTTTTCCAGAATATCCCCGAAAACGAAAAAATTATTATTAAAGAACTCTATTTCGGTGTTTCCATTATTTTGTGTATCGGAATTCATCACTCTCTTCGCATTATAATATTTATCTATTAATAAATAGCGAATTTAAGCGAGCAAATCAAGAATAAACGGTATTTGGAAGTATTTGGTAGTAAAAAGGCCGCGTCTAAGCGCGGCCTTGAAAAAAATTACGCTATCTTTATTCAAGAACAATAAGCCTTTTAGAATAACGAACACCATCAGCCCACATGGTAAAAAGGTATATGCCCGAGCCGACCTCCTGTCCGTAGTCCGTTCTTGCATCCCACGAGACCTTATAATCACCCGGTTCGAGTTTCTCCGGTTCTGAGTGTCGCACAACCCTTCCGTTCAGGTTATAAATGTTCCAGCTAATAAAGTGTGGGTGTTCGATGATTTCGAAAGGGACGCTAACTTGCGCGTTAAATGGATTTGGATATGGGTGACCCAGAGAGAGGGTATTTGGGCGTTTGTTTATTTCTTTAATTCCGAAACTGGGGTAACCTCCGCCGTAATATATTTGCACAATATACCAGCTATATGGCGAGAGGGTGATATTATCCCATCTGAATGATATGGCAAGGTCGGTCAAATCATCGCCGGGAAAGAAGGTGTAAAACCAGTCGGCTATATCGAGGTCTGAGGCATTAGCGAATGCCACCTCATCTGGATATATCATTTCATTTCCAAATGGGACGCCTTGAGCGAGGGCATAGGATGTATCTTGATGAATGGAGTTTTCATAGAGAGTCCAATAGGCTGGAACTGTCCCTCCCGGGAATTTGCATGTTGTGTTTTGGACTCCGGTGGCAAATTCGAGAATGGGGTTAATATTATCTCCGACTGTTGCATCGATAAATATCTTAAATCCCACGGCGTGTGAATCGGCATCATCGTTGTAAGCTAGCAACTCGATATTGCAGAAAGCATCAAGTGAATCTTCTGGCATTAGATAGAATTTTTGCCATAGGCGAATGGGATCTCTTATCCATTGAATTGTCATATAATAATCCTCTGGAATTCTACCCTCGTCGAGTAGAGTAAGAGGAGTGCCAATTCCCGGTTTATTGGAATAGCTGGAGCCCTCGACTCGAATGACGACATATCCACCTTCGACCGAGGAGGGAAACCCCTGAATATATGGGTCGCCGTCCGGAGTCCCCATGCTGAATCTTCCGGTAGAGTCATCCATTGCTACCTCGGTTAGGCCGTTGTCGAAAGAGATGATTTCGGCAAACAGACAACAAGTTGATGCTAGAAAACAAAGTAAAGCGATAATTCGCATAGTCCCTCAATTGTTATTAATCAATCTAAACAAGATAACAGTCCATTTTCTCTCGTCAACTTCTATTTCTTTAAGCTGTCATTTTTCTAATGGTCTCCACTATGAACATAGAAAGTTCTTCTTTATCGAGCCGTTCGATAGTGACTTGTGAGTCTTTGCTAATTAGAAAGCCGGCATTAGTATTAGCAGCAAAAGTTGTTTCTTCGACAAGGGGATTGTTAACGAAGATAAGGTCCAGATTTTTATTTTTCAGTTTAGTTTTGGCATTTTGGATTTCGTTTTCGGTCTCGACGGCAAAGCCCATAATGAATTTATCGCCTTTTTGCCTTCCGAGTTCGGAAAGAATATCTTTTGTTCTTGTGAGTTCGAGTTTCCAGGTTTTTTTGTTCCCTTTTTTGATTTTACCGGGTTCTTTTTCGGGTTTCCAATCGGCTACTGCGGCTGTCATTATGATGATATTCGCTTCATTAGCTTTCTTGAATACAGCCTCAGCCATATCTGAGGCCGACGTAACCTGAATTATTTCAACCCCAGGGATAGAAGGAGTTTCGGTGGCACCGCTAACGAGAACAACATCGGCGCCGTGAAGGGCGAAAGCTCTAGCAAGGGCTGAGCCCATCTTGCCGGTTGAGGGATTCGATAGAAACCGAACATCGTCGATGAACTCGCGCGTAGGGCCGGCTGTAATGAGAATCTTTTTACCTGTTGAAGCGGGTTTATTCACGAAGGCTTTCTCAACAGCGAATAGTATGTCGCCGATGTCGGCCAGTCTGCCTTCACCTGAATCTCCACAAGCAAGGAAACCCTTTCCCGGGCCTGCATATTCGACTCCGATTTCCCTGAGTTTCAATGCATTATTTTGGACTATAGGATTGCCCCACATATGATTATTCATCGCGGGAGCGATAATTGTCTTGCCTTCAAAAACCAGAAAGGTCGATGTTATTACATCGTCCGCGATGCCGGATGCTGTTTTGCCGATGAAATTGGCAGTAGCTGGCGCAATCAGGAAGATATCCGCCCAGGCGGATAGATTAATATGTGCCAGTTTATCGCTGCCCTTCTCGAATAAATCTACCGTGATCGGATTGCCAGTTAAGGTTTCGAGGGTAAGGGGTGAAACGAAGCGCGTTGCGTTTTTCGACATAACAACCTTAATTGCAGCGCCCTCCTTTATGAGAGCGCGGACGATTTCATAGTCCTTATAGGCCGCAATCGATCCTGTAATCCCCAAGAGTATTTTTTTATTATTTAATTTTGCCATTTTTCTTCTTATTCTCGACTAAATTTTTACAGCTTAAGCATATCGAGGGTAATTCATTTGTTTTTAAAAATTCATGGAAATGGTCCAGCCATTCGGGCGTTCCATGGAAACTATCGATGAAATCAACGAATGCCGCCAATCTTAATGTTGTTTCAGGGCCAATAGAGTGTTCGATTTCGCAGGCTTCCTTATCAGCAATATCAGGGGGCACGTTCAATAGATCTCTAAGAAATCTAAATAAGAGTTTGTGTCTTCGAGCTATTTTTTGAGCGATCTCCTCGCCGAAGCTTGTGAGTTTGACATCGCCGTAAGGAACATGCTGAACCAATCCCATTTCTATCATTTTAGAGACTATTTGTGTAACCGATGGTCTCGATACGCCCATAATTCTGGCGATTGCGCTGACAGTAGCCGATTTGCCATCGGTGACAAGTTTTCCTATGACCTCGAGATAATCCTCTAAATTTGATGAAATGTAACTCATTTGCATAAAATATATTAAAAAATCGAGTTTGTCAATTTGAGAATTTTCCTATATTCAATAAAGAGGAGTGTCGGTGCGCCGAACTCAAGGCAAAATTTATCAGTTAAGCTAGATGTTCTAATGAGTTCGGCGCCGGCACATCATCCAGGATTTGCTAAACGATGAACGCTCTTGCGCAGGAAGGTTGCTCGGATTATATTTCAAAAAAAAGGAGTTGATTATGAACAGGGAAAATGCTTTAAGACTTGTAAAACAAAATGTCAAGAAGAAGAACCTTATCAAGCATATGCTTGCAACCGAGGTCGCCATGGCCTCGCTTGCGAAGAAACTGGAGGAAGACGCGGAAAAATGGGCTTTAGCAGGACTTCTTCACGACCTTGATTACGACCAAACCGAGAATGATTTTCCTCATCATGGGTTGATTTCGGCTGAGATTCTTAAGGATAATGATGTGGATTACGATGTTATTCAGGCTGTTCGTGCGCATCCAAATCACGAGGCTTTTCCGCCTGAAACAAAAATGGATTGGGCGCTTCATGCTGTCGATGGTTTAACAGGACTCATAGTAGCTGCGGCATTAATGCATCCCGAAAAGCGCCTGAAATCGCTAGATACCAATTTTGTTATGAGGAGGTTTGGCGAAAAGCGTTTTGCTGCCGGTGCTAACCGCGATCAGATAGCAAAATGCGAAAAAATAGGTATTCCTTTAGAGGAGTTCGTAAGCATCACTTTAGAAGCTATGAAGTCCATAAGCGGCGAACTTGGTTTGTAAGCGCGAAAAAGAGGGTTTAACGACGCGAAGAGGTCAGGTTCTTTCGTGGTGCATGTATGATTTCGCGAATACAATTTATTCGATGAATGTCGTATCGCTTTATTTCCCGCTTCTAATTGTTGCAAATCTTGGCTTTCCCGATATCTATGTCGCTGTGGCAAACAGCGTGTCTATGCTAATAGTAGCTGTAGCCGCTCCATTTTTAGGCCAACTTACAGATAGTATAGGCCATCGCAAGATTTTTCTTTTTGTTGCCACTGTTATTTCATGCTTAGGCACAGCGGCTATTGGCCTAACATTTCCAATATTCAAGAATTTAATTTTTGGATTACTCGCACTCTTTGTAATCACCAATGTAGCCTATCAACTTGGGCTTGTATTCTATAACTCTCTTTTGCCTTCTATTGCGTCTCCGGGCAGATATGGCCGC of bacterium contains these proteins:
- a CDS encoding PAS domain-containing protein: MEIPLRNKTHELPTDSHWLSAIFENMPLGLLLVSRDGSIVRANDSFLKAFGCDSVEKKQLCEKLEPWGSIEGFCKRFSHCIEKIAVEREIFELPDGRFFEVIFVPVKTNEHLTSVLILFEDVTSDEIATQRLDAIIEIFDEAIVILDKDYKFVWANNIFKRMFTAKEDFIGKACYSIFKDKEDFCKSCTVRDSFEKGIQHLCYQTTVLKGKAKTFEILTGPLKNKTGEVIQVVKIIRDVSDRERVVNVLANTKERLENSNVQLTRRIDELAMLMELSEALQVVDNLDDNLHIFLTAVTAHEGCSFNRAFLFLVDKREKKLVGRYAVGPSSPEEAGRIWSELASKKVKSFSEALTTYQMAMAKGDIEVNSIIQNLKYNIDDREKLLIQALDSATPQTYTDAFNNEVTREFAKSIKSDSFATVPLFAMGRPVGVLVVDNIITKAEITDINLKSVRMLAGHASLAIERGILTSKIADQYEKLQSTYKKLRENQELLLRTEKLSAIGKLAAQMAHEIRNPLVSIGGFARNIAKHAPTGSSILKGASIILEETNRLEDIVDDVLSYSRSIKPNLKNYPLNSIIKRTIEMIEDQFLQANITVELDLDRNIGEVSLDPDQIRQVLLNLFKNSISAMAEGGKLSVKAISMGGFIWIDVSDTGTGIQGDNKKKIFEPFFTTKSLGTGLGLSISYQIIEAHQGMIWFSTTQNKGTTFHIKLPAKLG
- a CDS encoding T9SS type A sorting domain-containing protein is translated as MRIIALLCFLASTCCLFAEIISFDNGLTEVAMDDSTGRFSMGTPDGDPYIQGFPSSVEGGYVVIRVEGSSYSNKPGIGTPLTLLDEGRIPEDYYMTIQWIRDPIRLWQKFYLMPEDSLDAFCNIELLAYNDDADSHAVGFKIFIDATVGDNINPILEFATGVQNTTCKFPGGTVPAYWTLYENSIHQDTSYALAQGVPFGNEMIYPDEVAFANASDLDIADWFYTFFPGDDLTDLAISFRWDNITLSPYSWYIVQIYYGGGYPSFGIKEINKRPNTLSLGHPYPNPFNAQVSVPFEIIEHPHFISWNIYNLNGRVVRHSEPEKLEPGDYKVSWDARTDYGQEVGSGIYLFTMWADGVRYSKRLIVLE
- the coaBC gene encoding bifunctional phosphopantothenoylcysteine decarboxylase/phosphopantothenate--cysteine ligase CoaBC — protein: MAKLNNKKILLGITGSIAAYKDYEIVRALIKEGAAIKVVMSKNATRFVSPLTLETLTGNPITVDLFEKGSDKLAHINLSAWADIFLIAPATANFIGKTASGIADDVITSTFLVFEGKTIIAPAMNNHMWGNPIVQNNALKLREIGVEYAGPGKGFLACGDSGEGRLADIGDILFAVEKAFVNKPASTGKKILITAGPTREFIDDVRFLSNPSTGKMGSALARAFALHGADVVLVSGATETPSIPGVEIIQVTSASDMAEAVFKKANEANIIIMTAAVADWKPEKEPGKIKKGNKKTWKLELTRTKDILSELGRQKGDKFIMGFAVETENEIQNAKTKLKNKNLDLIFVNNPLVEETTFAANTNAGFLISKDSQVTIERLDKEELSMFIVETIRKMTA
- a CDS encoding metal-dependent transcriptional regulator; amino-acid sequence: MSYISSNLEDYLEVIGKLVTDGKSATVSAIARIMGVSRPSVTQIVSKMIEMGLVQHVPYGDVKLTSFGEEIAQKIARRHKLLFRFLRDLLNVPPDIADKEACEIEHSIGPETTLRLAAFVDFIDSFHGTPEWLDHFHEFLKTNELPSICLSCKNLVENKKKNGKIK
- a CDS encoding HDIG domain-containing protein; translated protein: MNRENALRLVKQNVKKKNLIKHMLATEVAMASLAKKLEEDAEKWALAGLLHDLDYDQTENDFPHHGLISAEILKDNDVDYDVIQAVRAHPNHEAFPPETKMDWALHAVDGLTGLIVAAALMHPEKRLKSLDTNFVMRRFGEKRFAAGANRDQIAKCEKIGIPLEEFVSITLEAMKSISGELGL